The Numenius arquata chromosome 26, bNumArq3.hap1.1, whole genome shotgun sequence genome has a segment encoding these proteins:
- the ADRA2B gene encoding alpha-2B adrenergic receptor, with protein MAGPEGGYSVQATAAIAAAITFLVLFTITGNVLVIMAVLSSRSLRAPQNLFLVSLAAADILVATLIIPFSLANELLGYWYFEKTWCEIYLALDVLFCTSSIVHLCAISLDRYWSVTRAIEYNAKRTPRRIKCSIFIVWTIAAVISLPPLVYKGEKKATAGGRPQCKLNEEAWYVLSSSVGSFFAPCLIMILVYLRIYLIAKRRSRPASTKPGVRPPNVTPATAGDPPGTCPPADRTSLLSPEEPPASPSPGAGTSPPAGGRPRDTLATGTGRVVLARGPPALNPWRRKTQLNREKRFTFVLAVVIGVFVLCWFPFFFLYSLGALCPRRCKVPNSVFQFFFWIGYCNSSLNPVIYTVFNQDFRRAFRRLLCRRRTPTPW; from the coding sequence ATGGCGGGCCCCGAGGGTGGGTACTCGGTGCAGGCCAccgccgccatcgccgccgccaTCACCTTCCTGGTGCTCTTCACCATCACGGGCAATGTGCTGGTGATCATGGCCGTGCTGAGCAGCCGCTCGCTGCGGGCGCCCCAGAACCTCTTCTTGGTGTCGCTGGCAGCCGCCGACATCTTGGTGGCCACTCTCATCATCCCCTTCTCCTTGGCCAACGAGCTGCTGGGCTACTGGTACTTTGAGAAGACGTGGTGTGAGATCTACCTGGCTTTGGACGTGCTTTTCTGCACCTCCTCCATCGTCCACCTCTGTGCCATCAGCCTGGACCGGTACTGGTCAGTCACTCGTGCCATCGAGTACAACGCCAAGCGGACGCCGCGGCGCATCAAGTGCAGCATCTTCATCGTCTGGACCATCGCAGCCGTCATCTCCCTCCCGCCCTTGGTCTACAAGGGGGAGAAGAAGGCGACGGCAGGGGGGCGGCCACAGTGCAAGCTCAACGAGGAGGCCTGGTATGTCCTCTCCTCCAGCGTCGGCTCCTTCTTTGCCCCGTGTCTCATCATGATCCTCGTCTACCTGCGCATCTACCTGATCGCCAagcgccgctcccgccccgccagCACCAAACCGGGGGTGAGGCCACCCAATGTCACCCCCGCGACCGCCGGGGACCCTCCGGGTACCTGCCCGCCGGCAGACAGGACCTCACTGCTCAGCCCCGAGGAGCCCCCAgcgtcccccagccccggggcagggacGTCCCCGCCGGCCGGGGGACGCCCCAGGGACACCTTGGCCACCGGGACGGGGCGGGTGGTGCTGGCCCGTGGGCCGCCGGCGCTGAACCCGTGGCGGAGGAAAACTCAGCTCAACAGGGAGAAACGCTTCACCTTCGTCTTGGCCGTGGTCATTGGCGTCTTCGTCctctgctggttccccttcttcttcctctacAGCCTGGGCGCACTCTGTCCCCGACGCTGCAAGGTCCCCAACAGCGTCTTCCAGTTCTTCTTCTGGATCGGGTACTGCAACAGCTCCCTCAACCCCGTCATCTACACCGTCTTCAACCAGGACTTCCGCAGGGCCTTCCGCCGCCTCCTCTGCCGCCGCCGCACCCCGACGCCCTGGTGa